Sequence from the Miscanthus floridulus cultivar M001 chromosome 16, ASM1932011v1, whole genome shotgun sequence genome:
CTTATTCCTACATTTGGCAAGTTTGATTAGCTTACCTACACCAATTGAGTCTCATCTTGCTCTTGCAGACCTACATGTTCAAGTATGACACTGTCCATGGACAGTGGAAGCACCATGATGTCAAGGTGAAGGACTCAAAGACCCTTATTTTTGGTGACAATGAGGTTGTTGTGTTTGGCTGCAGGTTTGTTACCATTCCTTTCGTTATTAATATATTTCATACCTAATTCAACCATTGTGGGCTAATCGCTAACGACATGTTTGTAGGAACCCTGAGGAGATCCCTTGGGGTTCGGTTGGCGCTGATTATGTTGTTGAGTCTACTGGCATTTTCACTGACCAGGACAAGGCTGCGGCTCACTTGAAggtatattttttatttattcttaGTGCTTCATTATTCTAAGGTTCTTATATATTAGTTCTTCCTAAGTGTTGAAAGGATCTGGTGGTTTCTCTATGTTCTTTTACAGGGTGGTACTAAGAAGGTCGTCATTTCTGCTCCTAGCAAGGATGCGCCCATGTTCGTCGTCGATGTCAATGAGAAGGAATACAAGtctgacattaacattgtctctaATGCTAGCTGCACTACCAACTGCCTTGCTCCTCTTGCTAAGGTGCTTTCTTGTTATGATGTTTTACCGCTGACATAAACTGCTATTTAATTGGGATCCTATATATATCATCTTACCTTGGTCATTTGTTTTTGTTCCATGTAGGTCATCAATGACAAGTTTGGCATTGTGGAGGGTCTGATGACCACCGTTCATGCCATCACTGGTAAGCTTATTTTTGAATAGGTTAAGAGGGAAATTTGTGTAGTTATATATTTCTTGTCTTTATGTAATGGGGCACATGTGAATCTTACAGCTATCCAAAAGACTGTTGATGGACCCTCATCTAATGACTGGAGGGGTGGAAGGGTTGCTAGCTTCAACATCATTCCCAGCAACACCGGAGCTGCTAAGGTTAGGAAATTGAACTTGTTTCTTTTGCTTGTGTACTACACAATATGCTACAATGTTATTACCTTCATGctttgcataaaagaaaagtagtgTAATGTAAAATGGTGTATATAGAGTTTCAAAGTTTCTAAAAATAGAAATACATCTTCCTACATTTTTGTTAGAATCACTTCTGTTTTGTGGATTTAATGTATTTAGTTTCTGACTACTTAATTTCTTGCAAGCTGTTGGCAAAGTGCTTCCTGCCCTTAATGGGAAGTTGACTGGAATGGCTTTCCGTGTTCCTACCGTTGATGTCTCTGTCGTTGATCTGACTGTTAGGCTTGAGAAGTCAGCTACCTATGACAAGATCAAGGCTACGATAAAGTGAGTTTTAGTTTACGTAATGCCCAGTATTTGGCCAACATTCAAATGCACATTGAATTGTTTTAGATGGTCATTCTGATGTTCGTACAAACATCTCCATTATTCTTCATAGGGCCGAGGCAGAGGGTACCCTCAAGGGCATTTTGGGTTATGTTGATGAGGACCTTGTTTCCACTGACTTCCTGGGTGACAACAGGTATTAGTATTATACATACTATGATCTAATAATCTTTACCATTTTGTGATAATAATTTGTTAACTATTAATTAGGTCC
This genomic interval carries:
- the LOC136511633 gene encoding glyceraldehyde-3-phosphate dehydrogenase 3, cytosolic-like, whose amino-acid sequence is MTYMFKYDTVHGQWKHHDVKVKDSKTLIFGDNEVVVFGCRNPEEIPWGSVGADYVVESTGIFTDQDKAAAHLKGGTKKVVISAPSKDAPMFVVDVNEKEYKSDINIVSNASCTTNCLAPLAKVINDKFGIVEGLMTTVHAITAIQKTVDGPSSNDWRGGRVASFNIIPSNTGAAKAVGKVLPALNGKLTGMAFRVPTVDVSVVDLTVRLEKSATYDKIKATIKAEAEGTLKGILGYVDEDLVSTDFLGDNRSSVFDAKAGIALNGNFVKLVSRYDNEWGYSTRVIDLIRHMYRTY